In the Cellvibrio sp. KY-GH-1 genome, TTATGCCTTGGCTATAGCATTGCTTATTTTTACCTTTACGACCATTTTGGGGTGGGGCTACTACGGAGAAAAGTGCTGGATATATTTGGCTGGGCGTAAAACAGTGTTGCCATTTCGTTTGGTGTGGGTCTTGGCGGTTTTTGGCGGGGCGGTGTTCCAGTTGGATTTTGTATGGCTGCTGGCAGATACGTTAAATGCTTTAATGGCTATTCCAAATCTGATTTCATTATTGTTGCTCAGCCCTGTTGTTGTTGCGCTCACAAAAAATTATTTTAATAACCTCTCGCAGCATTAAATCTTATAGGCAATTGGCGGGGCGCGGTAGCCCTGCTATTTTGCTAGCGATTTTAGCTGGGCTTGGGGGGAATAGGCTCATTAAATAGATGCTTTTTCCTTTGTCTTGCCCCAGTTTTTTTTCCGTATATTTCACTAATGCGCGCATTGCCGGGGAGATTTGAAAGTCTCCATAAAAAGCTTGCAGCAGGTAAATAATTTCCCAGTGATCTTCAGTTAACTGAATATTTTCCTGCAGCGCAATTGCGGATGCAATCTGAGGAGTCCATTCCTGTAGGTTTTTCAGATAACCATCCTGATCCACTTCTATGAATTCTCCGTCAACTTCAATTGGCATAGCTAGTACCAGCTTTGGATGCATTTATGTTTAACGGTTAGCTGTACAAACTCCTCATAAGTAATCAGTTGAATTCCCGGCTCAATTTTCTGAGTTAGGGCGCGCGCATTTACGTCGGCAGACAAGGCATAAACGGCTATATTTTTTGCGTTAAGAGATTGCAGTGCTTTCGCATCGGGTGCGCTTTGTAAAGCACCAAAAACGCCATCCTCTATCAGCAACAATGAATCCTGATTCGAGCAGACAGCCAAACAGGATCCAAGTGTATTGTGGGTGAAGGATGATTTATTAATGATATGTAAAGTGCTCATATCGTTAAAAGCTCAGGATCTGGTCTTGTTGGTTGAGTAGTGAAGCTACTTCTGTGTTGTTTAGTTCATACAAATCTTCAATTATTAACTCATTCAGAGCAATTTGCCGCTGTGCTAGCGATTCCTTGTGAAGATAGATCTTTTCTATATCGTAATAAGTTAGCGCTGAGAGTACGGAGCCAATGTCTTTTTGTTGTATTTCTTGTGCATTTTGATTTTTCAGTAACTGGAATATGCCGTCGTCCATAAATAAAATGCTTAAATCTTGATCGTAAATTGCGGCAGCCAGAGCTGCATCTATTGCCTCTCGCGCTAGGGAGCTTCCATATGGGGCATGTCGGCTAACGAGTAAAATTTTTTTCCGCATTTTAGTGGCCAAAGGTAATTAATCGGTCAGAGTTAACGGCTGCATCCACTAGCTGACCAAGGCCACTCAGGGAAAAACCATCTGCCAGGTTATTGCTTTCTTTTTGGTAGCGGTTTGCTTCTTCCTGATTTACTAGTCCGCGCTTCAGTGCTGCTGCAATACATACTACCAAATCAACTTGATGTTCTTGTGCAAGCTTTTGCCATGCGCTGTACAGGTCTATTTCGTCTTGTGGCGGTGCGGCGAGCTTTGTTGCGTTGTGTACGCCATCTTGATAAAAAAATACCCGATAAAGTTGATGGCCTTGAGCTAGTAATGTCTTGGCAAATTGGTATGCGCTATGGCTGGATTGTGATGAATAAGGTGCTGAGTGAACGCAAATTGAGAAGATCATAAAGTTAATCGCTGTAAAAAAATAAGGCCCCATAAAGGAGCCTTGGTATTCAAGTTATGGTCTTAATCATCGCTTGATGCACCCAGCAACTGCAATAAGCTGGTAAATAGATTAACGATTGATAAGTAAAGACTAGTGGTTGCCAAAATATAATTGGTTTCTCCACCATGAATAATTTCACTCGTTTGATACAGAATCAGTGCAGACATAAGTAGCACAATGCCGGCTGAGAATGCCAAGTGTAGGCCTGAGAATTGATAGCCAAAGAATGATGCACCTAACAAAAACAGCATTACCGCAAGCATCAGCATCATGCCGACAGCTACAAATCCACCAAGGAAGTTAAAGTTCTTACGTGATGTAAGCACATATCCGGATAAACCAACAAAAATAACGGCGGTACCTCCTAAGGCTTGCAAAATAATGGTGCCACCATTCGCCATCGCTAAATACTTGTTTAGAACCGGGCCGAGGCCGGCACCAATTAGGCCAGTAAATGCAAAGACTACTGCCAAGCCAGTTGTTGAGTTGGCCGTTCTTGGCAGGACAAACCAAATTAACGCCATAGCGACCAGGCTCATTATTAGGCCGGCAAGATGACCAATGCCTACAGCCATGGCGCCGCCAGCGCATAAGGTACTAAATGCGAGAGTGAGCCCGAGCAGAAAGTAAGTATTGCGCAATACTTTACTAGCTTCGTTTTGACTCAGAGCTTGAGTGGATTGAGAGCTGTAAACTTCTTGCATATTCATCTCCGTCAATTGCCAAGGTAATAAAACTTTCAGTGATGATACAAAGCGGGGTTGGTAAAGCCAAGGTAAATTTAGCGTTAATCCTTCTTGTCTTAGTCGAAAAAAATTGCGGAGAGTTCACTGCGGCAATAAAAATACTTGGCTAGCTTTTCATCGGCAATAAAAAAAGCGCTTGATTTCTCAAGCGCTTTTTATGTATGGCGGAAGGGCAGGGATTTGAACCCTGGGTAGGCTTTCACCTACGCCGGTTTTCAAGACCGGTGCATTAAACCACTCTGCCACCCTTCCAAGTGCGGCAAATTATACATGGCTTTTTAGTTTGGGCAAGAGAAAACTAAAAATTAATAGCTAAATACCACAATAGAATAAAATGGATACTTTTGTTGAATATAAAAAAGCCGAATTGATGTCAATTCGGCTTTTTGTCTTGAGCTTTTAATTAAAGTTTATTTATTGTTGATCGCCGCTGTTGCGTTTGTTCTGGCGTGGATCATTTGATGGTCTGGAAATAGGGCGGGGGTTGTGGTCAACGCTGGGTGGCAAACTCGTATCCAGCGCTCGTGATGCCTGACTCTCAATAGTCTCGGTAATAATACTGATATTTCCTATAGGTTTTGGTGCGTTGCGCGGGTCGTTGCCAGCTCGCGTTGGAGCAGAAGTAATATCTACCTCGGTGATGGTTTTGCGTTCGGTGGTTTCAACGGTCACTTCCTGCGGCATGATGGTGGCAATTACTTCTGACTTGAGTTCTTCTCCAGTTTGTTTTTGTTCTGAAGAAGAAGGTAAGTCGGTAGGTTGTAGGGTTGGAATTACATCAATTTTTGGTGTTTCCACTCCGGCAGCTACTTGTTCAATATTCGTTGAGCTATTGCTGGTAGTGGCTTGATTGAATGCTACGTCTGCGGTAGTTGCTTCATTGGCCGGTTGAGCAGCATCAAATAGCGGTGCAGGCTTAGTGGCTTGCTGTTGCGCGTGTTCAGCAATTGCGGCGGAAATTTGCTGGGCAAGTTGTGCCGACTCGCTCAGTACTGCTGGTGCAGTTTCCTGAGGCTGAGCTGAAGACAATTCTTCTTGATTTTCTTGCGTTTGATTTTCCCCTTCCTCGCGACGATTACGGCGGCGCTGTTGTGAGCGGGTGCGACGACCTGCCGGGCGCTTGGATGGGCGCAACTCATCGCCATCATCCTGATTATCGTTAGTGGTAACGACGTTCTCTTCGTGCAACTCTTCTTTGAGTGGAGCGGGTTGGCGACGATTATTCTCTCTATCGCTGCCGCGACTATTGCGATTGCGATTGTTGCGAGATTCTTCGTCGTTATTGGCTTGGTTATCGCGCGGCTGTTGCTCGCGATTATTGCGTGGCTTACGCTCATGTTGCTCACGCTTTTCAACGTCTTTTGTGTGTTCGCTGCGTTTGTCCTGATCGCGTGGCGGCTTGTTGTCGTTGGCGCTGCGATGATCCAGGTTGTCAATGATCTCGCGATCTTCTTTGCGCTCTTTGTCGCGGCGATTACGGTTGTCGCGGCGATTGTTGCGTCCAGAGTTGCGACGACTGTCTCGTCTGTGTTCGCGCTTGTTTTTGCTGTCTTCGCTTTTTTCGCCACCGAAAATGCTTGTGATTGAATCAATCAGGTGTGACATCAGGCGTGACAAGGGGCCTGCTTTTTTGGTGGGTTCCGGGGCGGGCTGGCTTGGGCTCGCGGGTTGCACCAAGGGTTTGGGTGCAACAAAAGGTTTTGCGTTGAAGTCTTCCTCTTCTTCCTTGGTCTCATCGGTATGAGCAACAATTTTGTAGCTGGTTTCCAAAGTGCCTTCATCGTCATCGCGCAAGCGTTGAACTTCAAAATGTGGAGTCATGAGTTCTGCGCTGGGAACGATGACGACGCGAGTATTATTGCGTGACTCAATGCTGGAGATAGTTTTGCGTTTTTCGTTTAACAAATAGGTCGCAACTGATACGGGGCAGATCGCGCGTATTTCAGCGCTGCGTTCTTTTTGTGCTTCGTCCTCTACCAATCTTAAGATGGACAGTGCCAAGGAGCGCGTGCTGCGAATCGTGCCTACACCGTCGCAGCGTGGGCAGATTTTGGAATGAGTTTCACCAAGTGATGGTCTGAGGCGCTGGCGTGACATTTCCATCAGTCCAAAGCGAGAGATTCGCCCGATTTGAACGCGTGCACGATCCATCATCAATGCATCCCGCACGCGGTTTTCCACCTCGCGTTGGTTGCGTACGGGTTGCATATCGATAAAGTCGATAACAATCAGCCCGCCCATATCGCGCAAGCGCAATTGGCGAGCAATTTCATCAGCGGCTTCCAGGTTTGTTTGCAGCGCGGTTTCTTCAATGTCTCCGCCCTTGGTGGCGCGTGAGGAGTTGATGTCAATTGCCACCAGTGCTTCAGTGGCGTCAATGACAATTGAGCCGCCGGAAGGCAGTTTAACTTCGCGTTGGAAAGCGGTCTCAATCTGCGATTCTATTTGGTAGCGATTGAAAAGTGGGATGTCATCTTGATAAAGCTTTACCTTGCTGCGGTAATTGGGCATCACTTGTTGAATAAAGCCAGTGGCCAGGTCATAAGCTTCTTTATTATCAACGATAACTTCACCGACATCTTGTCGTAGGTAGTCGCGAATTGCGCGAATAATAACGTTGCTCTCTTGGAATAAGAATGCGGGGGCTGACGCGGTTTTTGCCGCATTGGAAATTGAGTCCCAGAGCTGCAAGAGGTAGTTTAGGTCCCATTGAAGTTCTTCCGAGCTTCTTCCTACACCGGCGGTGCGGATGATTACACCCATGCCTGCGGGAACTTCAACTTCACCCAGTGCGTCTTTGAGTTCGGCTCTGTCTTCACCCTCAATTCGACGGGATATGCCGCCCGCCCGTGGGTTGTTTGGCATGAGTACCAAATAGCGACCAGCCAGACTGATGAAAGTGGTGAGAGCTGCTCCCTTGTTGCCGCGCTCTTCTTTATCGATCTGAACAATTACTTCAGTGCCTTCTTTGATCGCATCTTTTATTTTGATGCGGCCATCAGAGTCGCCGGAGTTTTTGGTGAAATATTCGCGGGAAATTTCTTTAAGTGGAAGAAAACCGTGTCGGCTGCCGCCTTCATATTCAACAAACGCGGCCTCAAGGCTGGGTTCAACGCGAGTGATTTTTCCTTTGTAAATATTGGATTTTTTTTGTTCGCGGTTGCGATTTTCTATGTCCAGATCATACAGCCATTGGCCGTCGACCAGTGCTACGCGCAACTCTTCAGGTTGAGTTGCATTGATGAGCATTCTTTTCATGTGTTACCTAATTGTCTGTGAGGCGCTAGCCAAGGCGACAATCATGGTTAATCCAGGAATGTTTTGCGCAACCGTATAGACTGATGTGCTACCTAATGACAGAAGGCTCACATCAGCGGTTGGAGGGTTTGCTCCTTTATGGTGTTAGTAGGGCGCTACACAGCGCTAACACCAATAAGCGTTCCCTTTAGCTCGTTGATTTGCCGGTTAATCCGGCTTCTATTTGTAGGGGGCATACTAACTTAGTAGTTTGCCAATTGGGTTGTTTTTTTTGATCGATCTGCGATCAAGTTGCCAGATAGTAATTGAGCAATTTGTAGGGTGCTCATCATCGGCGCTCATAGCTGCATAGGTATGTATAAATCGTGCTTGCTATAAGTATGCAACCTGTATTTTGGATAGTTTTCTTGGCGCTTTGCCAGTATCCGATTTTTTACAAATAGATTTTCTAATGAGTTCAGCAAAACAAATATCGTATTAACAATGAGTGCAACCAAGGTTGACGCAATTGTTAGGGTAGTTGGTGTTTATCGATCACCGTCTACCGTTGTCAGTGCTTTCAAGGGTTTGTTATTGATGTCAAATTGCGGAGACACAATCGCTAAGCCCTTGCTGGCAGCGGTATTTCCTAGTGATGCGCCTATCATTTGCGCGATCCGGAAACCAGCCTGTATCAGCTCATGGACTATAGCAGTAATCCCAGAATGCAGCAATTAAATCAGTGGTTTAGCTAAGTGGCAGGTGACGGGTGTGGGTTTGCGGGTAGGGTTATTGGTGGCATTGGGGTATTATAGCGGCTATGAAAAAAAATGATGTTTTACTTGAAGACCTTAATGGTAGCGGCGCTGGTGCAGGTGTTAGCTTCATTACTATTGATTCGGATTTGGCTGGGCAGCGGTTGGATAACTTTCTGATTGCTCGCTTGAAAGGTGTTCCCAGGTCCAAGGTTTATAACGTGATTCGCAAAGGGGAAGTGCGGGTTAATAAAGGCAGAATTAAACCTGAGTATAAGCTCATGGCGGGGGATGTAGTGCGAGTTCCTCCAATTCGTACTGCGGAGTCTGGGACCGAGGCAAAGGCTAGTCATCAGATGATGGCAATGCTTGGTAGTTCAATCCTGTTTGAGGATGAGGGGTTGCTGGTCATTAATAAGCCGCCGGGATTGGCTGTTCATGGTGGTAGTGGTGTTACGCTGGGGTTAATCGAAACCTTACGGCAGATGCGCCCCGAGGCGCGCCATCTTGAGTTGGTGCATCGTCTGGATAGGGATACTTCTGGTTGTATCATGATTGCCAAGAAGCGCAGTTACTTGCGTCATCTGCAAGCTGCTCTGCGTGAGAAGTCTGCCGGAGCCGGTGGTGTTGAAAAGGTCTATCAGGCATTAGTTCTCGGTAGTTGGTCAAAGCGCTGTCTCCAGGTTAACGCTCCGTTGATGAAGTTTGAAGTTGCTGGTGGGGAGCGTGTGGTCAAGGTTCATCCGGATGGTAAACCAAGTTTGACTGAGTTCAGTGTGCTAAAGCGTTATGAGGGGTTTACCTTGATTGAGGCGCGGCCTATTACTGGGCGGACCCATCAAATTCGCGTCCATGCGCAATATGCGGGGCATTGTCTTGCGGGGGACGAAAAATATGGTAGTGATGAAGTTAACGAATCCTTGAGGGTACTGGGGTTGCGCCGCTTGTTTTTGCACGCCTCTTCCCTGTCTTTTTATTTGCCTGATGCTGATAAGGTGACTCGTGTTGAGGCGCCTTTGTTGTTGGATTTGGTTGAGCCTTTGTCCAAATTGACTGAAATGAACTGAGTGCGGGGTTAGTAGTGCTGCTGATATTTGATTGGGATGGCACTTTAAGTGATTCAAAGGCCAAAATCACTCGAGCAATGCAGATGGCTGCAGGTGACTTGGGTTGGGAGCCGCTCGCTGATCATCTTATTCATGACATTATCGGATTAGGGTTGCCTGAGGCGATTCATCAGTTGTATCCGGATGTTCGCGTTGAGGATAGATCAAAGTTGCGCGATGCTTATGCGGCGCGTTTTTTAATGTTGGATGAGGCTCGGCCCTCCGATTTTTTTCCAGGGGTAAAAGAGACTCTGGGGTCTCTCAAAGCGCAGGGGCACATACTGGCCGTTGCTACGGGTAAGAGTCGCAAAGGGTTAGATCGAATTTTTGGGGTGCTCGGATTAAGCAATTTCTTTCATGCCACACGCTGTGCCGATGAGACTGCCTCCAAGCCAAATCCACTCATGTTGGAAGAATTGTTGAAGGAGTTCGATGTTTCAGCGAGTGATGCGGTAATGATCGGTGACACTGAGTTCGATATGGAGATGGCAAAAAGAATTGGAATGCCGAGGATTGCGGTAAGTTATGGTGCGCATAGCATAGAGCGCTTGCATGGTTACGAGCCTGCTCTTTGTCTGGATCGGTTTGATGGTTTGTTGGCTTGGAATGGTCTGGTTGCCGGTTAATCGTTCAGGGGGTCTACCCCTTCATTCATTAGCATTTTCGTAAGTTCAATTAAGGGTAGGCCTATCAATGTGTTGGGATCTTTGCCTTCCAGTTTCTCAAATAGGCAAATGCCCAACCCTTCTGATTTGAAGCTTCCTGCACAGTCATAGGGTTGTTCCTTTTGTAGATAGTTTTCAATTTGTCTGGCGGTTAGTTGGCGAAACTTTACTGTGTAGCTATCCACTTCTAGTTGGGTTTTGTGTGTGTGGCTGTTGTAGAGGCATATGCTGGTGAGAAAGGTGATTTCTCTATCGCTAAACGCTCGGAGTTGGTTGGCGGCGGCGGCGTGGGTATGGGGTTTTCCTATAATTTGATTATTCAAGACTGCGATCTGGTCCGATCCGATAATCAGGTGGTTGGGGTGGTCGGTCGATAATGCTTTGGCTTTTTGTTCTGCAAGGCGTAACACCAGATTTTTTGGGGATTCTTCGGGGTTGGGTGACTCGTCGATTGCGGGTGTGGCCCAGCTAAATTTTAGTCCGAGCTTTTTCAAAAGTTCCCTGCGATAGATCGAGCTGGAAGCTAGCAAAATATTGTGTTTCTGCATTGGTTTTTTCTCGTGAAAGTTGCGTAAATCGCAAAATGATGTAGCTATTCTATGTTTAAACCACTAAATAGCGCTATTTCACCAGTTTTTCTTTGACATGATCAGGCGTTATCCCTATGATTGCGCGCTTATGTTTAAGCCCCCTTTTCAAAAGCCTCTGCCAAAGCAGGGAGATCCTCGAAAGTTCGCCCAACAAGGTGTTACTTTGGAAGGGTTTATACCTGTTGCTGAGTTGCCTCGTGTAGTTGAGGCTACTGAGTCTTCAGCAGGCAATGTTCAAGTAAAGCTTGAATTTAAGGTTAGTGAAGAGGGAAAGCGAGCTGTCATTGGTCAGGCTGCGGCAGAGTTGTCTCTAATCTGTCAGCGTTGTCTTGAGCCAGTTTCAGTAGCTGTTGAAAGTGATATCTCACTAGCAATTGTATGGGATGAGGAGGCTGCCAAGGCGTTGCCACAGCACTTTGATCCATGGATTGCCGGTGAGGGTGCGGCAGATCTTTACGATATGGTCGAAGAAGAGCTGCTGTTGAGTTTGCCTGCAGTTGCTTATCACGAAGAGCCTTGCCTTGATGGCAAACTTTATTCCAGTGGTAAGCCGGTCGAGGTAAAAAAAGAGAAAAACCCATTTCAAGTATTGGAACAACTTAAGAGCTCGCCGAAATCCTGAGGCGCCTCGGTTCCAGTGAGTCAGTAAATAGGAGCTAACCATGGCAGTTCAACAAAACAAAAAATCCCGTTCAAAGCGTGATATGCGTCGTTCGCACGATGCTCTGACAGGTCCAACCTTGTCAGTTGATGCAACTAGCGGCGAGAAGCACATTCGTCACCATGTAACTGCTGACGGTTTTTACCGTGGCCGTAAAGTGATTGATAAAGGTAGTGAAGAGTAATTTATTGCTCCAGAGACATTACCTTGTCGGCAAGAATTCGAATAGCAGTTGATGCTATGAGCGGGGACTTAGGTCCCCGCGTTGCTATTTCAGCAGCAGAAAACTTTGTTGCTATCCATCCCGATGTCGATCTGATGTTTGTTGGTGATCGATCCAAGTTGCAGTCGCTACTTGAAAAATCCTCGTCATTATTGCGCAAGTCAGCGCGTGTTTTACACGCGGCAGATGTTGTGTCGATGGATGATGCCCCCCTTAGCGCATTGCGTCAAAAGAAGAGTTCTTCCATGTGGGTTGCGCTGGAGTGTTTGCGCGCTGATGAGGTTGATGCTTGTGTAAGTGCTGGAAATACCGGGGCGCTTCTGGCTATGGCCAGATATCTGATTAAAACCTTTCCAGAAATTGACCGTCCTGCGATCTGTAAATCAATGCCAGTAACAAATGGGGTTACTTATTTGCTCGACTTAGGGGCAAATATCAATTGCTCCCCATTGCATTTGCAGCAGTTCGCGCTCATGGGTGCTGTATTGGCAGAGGTTTCGGGTGTTGTTGCTCCACGCGTTGCTTTGCTTAATATCGGTAGCGAGGCACAAAAAGGCACTGAGGTTTTGCGGCAAGCCCAAGAGCTTTTACGCAATGATTCGCGGATTAATTACGTTGGATTTGTGGAGTCCAGTGAGATTTTTACGGGAAATGATCATGTGATTGTGTGTGATGGCTTTCATGGAAATATTGCGTTAAAGGCTAGTGAAGGGTTGGCGCGGTTCGTAGCTAAAAAAATCTCTACGACGTTGAGGCGAAATTTTTTTAATAAAATTTTATCGCTTATCGCGGCACCTATGCTCACCCAACTGAGTAACGAGCTAAACCCTTCATTGTACAATGGCGCCAGTTTTCTTGG is a window encoding:
- a CDS encoding TusE/DsrC/DsvC family sulfur relay protein; this translates as MPIEVDGEFIEVDQDGYLKNLQEWTPQIASAIALQENIQLTEDHWEIIYLLQAFYGDFQISPAMRALVKYTEKKLGQDKGKSIYLMSLFPPSPAKIASKIAGLPRPANCL
- the tusB gene encoding sulfurtransferase complex subunit TusB; its protein translation is MSTLHIINKSSFTHNTLGSCLAVCSNQDSLLLIEDGVFGALQSAPDAKALQSLNAKNIAVYALSADVNARALTQKIEPGIQLITYEEFVQLTVKHKCIQSWY
- the tusC gene encoding sulfurtransferase complex subunit TusC, with protein sequence MRKKILLVSRHAPYGSSLAREAIDAALAAAIYDQDLSILFMDDGIFQLLKNQNAQEIQQKDIGSVLSALTYYDIEKIYLHKESLAQRQIALNELIIEDLYELNNTEVASLLNQQDQILSF
- the tusD gene encoding sulfurtransferase complex subunit TusD, translating into MIFSICVHSAPYSSQSSHSAYQFAKTLLAQGHQLYRVFFYQDGVHNATKLAAPPQDEIDLYSAWQKLAQEHQVDLVVCIAAALKRGLVNQEEANRYQKESNNLADGFSLSGLGQLVDAAVNSDRLITFGH
- a CDS encoding Bax inhibitor-1/YccA family protein, coding for MQEVYSSQSTQALSQNEASKVLRNTYFLLGLTLAFSTLCAGGAMAVGIGHLAGLIMSLVAMALIWFVLPRTANSTTGLAVVFAFTGLIGAGLGPVLNKYLAMANGGTIILQALGGTAVIFVGLSGYVLTSRKNFNFLGGFVAVGMMLMLAVMLFLLGASFFGYQFSGLHLAFSAGIVLLMSALILYQTSEIIHGGETNYILATTSLYLSIVNLFTSLLQLLGASSDD
- the rne gene encoding ribonuclease E produces the protein MKRMLINATQPEELRVALVDGQWLYDLDIENRNREQKKSNIYKGKITRVEPSLEAAFVEYEGGSRHGFLPLKEISREYFTKNSGDSDGRIKIKDAIKEGTEVIVQIDKEERGNKGAALTTFISLAGRYLVLMPNNPRAGGISRRIEGEDRAELKDALGEVEVPAGMGVIIRTAGVGRSSEELQWDLNYLLQLWDSISNAAKTASAPAFLFQESNVIIRAIRDYLRQDVGEVIVDNKEAYDLATGFIQQVMPNYRSKVKLYQDDIPLFNRYQIESQIETAFQREVKLPSGGSIVIDATEALVAIDINSSRATKGGDIEETALQTNLEAADEIARQLRLRDMGGLIVIDFIDMQPVRNQREVENRVRDALMMDRARVQIGRISRFGLMEMSRQRLRPSLGETHSKICPRCDGVGTIRSTRSLALSILRLVEDEAQKERSAEIRAICPVSVATYLLNEKRKTISSIESRNNTRVVIVPSAELMTPHFEVQRLRDDDEGTLETSYKIVAHTDETKEEEEDFNAKPFVAPKPLVQPASPSQPAPEPTKKAGPLSRLMSHLIDSITSIFGGEKSEDSKNKREHRRDSRRNSGRNNRRDNRNRRDKERKEDREIIDNLDHRSANDNKPPRDQDKRSEHTKDVEKREQHERKPRNNREQQPRDNQANNDEESRNNRNRNSRGSDRENNRRQPAPLKEELHEENVVTTNDNQDDGDELRPSKRPAGRRTRSQQRRRNRREEGENQTQENQEELSSAQPQETAPAVLSESAQLAQQISAAIAEHAQQQATKPAPLFDAAQPANEATTADVAFNQATTSNSSTNIEQVAAGVETPKIDVIPTLQPTDLPSSSEQKQTGEELKSEVIATIMPQEVTVETTERKTITEVDITSAPTRAGNDPRNAPKPIGNISIITETIESQASRALDTSLPPSVDHNPRPISRPSNDPRQNKRNSGDQQ
- the rluC gene encoding 23S rRNA pseudouridine(955/2504/2580) synthase RluC, with amino-acid sequence MKKNDVLLEDLNGSGAGAGVSFITIDSDLAGQRLDNFLIARLKGVPRSKVYNVIRKGEVRVNKGRIKPEYKLMAGDVVRVPPIRTAESGTEAKASHQMMAMLGSSILFEDEGLLVINKPPGLAVHGGSGVTLGLIETLRQMRPEARHLELVHRLDRDTSGCIMIAKKRSYLRHLQAALREKSAGAGGVEKVYQALVLGSWSKRCLQVNAPLMKFEVAGGERVVKVHPDGKPSLTEFSVLKRYEGFTLIEARPITGRTHQIRVHAQYAGHCLAGDEKYGSDEVNESLRVLGLRRLFLHASSLSFYLPDADKVTRVEAPLLLDLVEPLSKLTEMN
- a CDS encoding HAD-IIIA family hydrolase, with protein sequence MLLIFDWDGTLSDSKAKITRAMQMAAGDLGWEPLADHLIHDIIGLGLPEAIHQLYPDVRVEDRSKLRDAYAARFLMLDEARPSDFFPGVKETLGSLKAQGHILAVATGKSRKGLDRIFGVLGLSNFFHATRCADETASKPNPLMLEELLKEFDVSASDAVMIGDTEFDMEMAKRIGMPRIAVSYGAHSIERLHGYEPALCLDRFDGLLAWNGLVAG
- a CDS encoding nucleoside triphosphate pyrophosphatase; amino-acid sequence: MQKHNILLASSSIYRRELLKKLGLKFSWATPAIDESPNPEESPKNLVLRLAEQKAKALSTDHPNHLIIGSDQIAVLNNQIIGKPHTHAAAANQLRAFSDREITFLTSICLYNSHTHKTQLEVDSYTVKFRQLTARQIENYLQKEQPYDCAGSFKSEGLGICLFEKLEGKDPNTLIGLPLIELTKMLMNEGVDPLND
- a CDS encoding YceD family protein, with amino-acid sequence MFKPPFQKPLPKQGDPRKFAQQGVTLEGFIPVAELPRVVEATESSAGNVQVKLEFKVSEEGKRAVIGQAAAELSLICQRCLEPVSVAVESDISLAIVWDEEAAKALPQHFDPWIAGEGAADLYDMVEEELLLSLPAVAYHEEPCLDGKLYSSGKPVEVKKEKNPFQVLEQLKSSPKS
- the rpmF gene encoding 50S ribosomal protein L32, with the protein product MAVQQNKKSRSKRDMRRSHDALTGPTLSVDATSGEKHIRHHVTADGFYRGRKVIDKGSEE
- the plsX gene encoding phosphate acyltransferase PlsX, producing the protein MSARIRIAVDAMSGDLGPRVAISAAENFVAIHPDVDLMFVGDRSKLQSLLEKSSSLLRKSARVLHAADVVSMDDAPLSALRQKKSSSMWVALECLRADEVDACVSAGNTGALLAMARYLIKTFPEIDRPAICKSMPVTNGVTYLLDLGANINCSPLHLQQFALMGAVLAEVSGVVAPRVALLNIGSEAQKGTEVLRQAQELLRNDSRINYVGFVESSEIFTGNDHVIVCDGFHGNIALKASEGLARFVAKKISTTLRRNFFNKILSLIAAPMLTQLSNELNPSLYNGASFLGLRKTLIKSHGSADARAFMQALVVAREQVLLRVPEKIARQLGADN